The Pantoea nemavictus genome includes a region encoding these proteins:
- a CDS encoding YjbH domain-containing protein, whose amino-acid sequence MKKQLIISLLAASVSAACQVHAETWPEPVGPSQSDFGGVGLMQTPTARMAKEGEFSVNFRDNDQYRYYSASLQLFPWLETTVRYTDVRTRRYSAVEGFSGNQSYKDKAFDVKLRLWQESYWLPEVAVGSRDLGGTGLFDSEYLVASKAWGPFDFTLGLGWGYLGNSGTIKNPFCSYSDSFCSRTGNGEAGSINGSQMFHGPSALFGGVEYQTPWQPLRLKVEYEGNNYQDDFAGRLDQRSKVNVGAIYRITDWADINASYERGNTFMFGFTLRTNFNDLHQSHIDSEKPAYNPQPQGDLLQPTVVANQLTDLKYNAGLNGPHIQTKGSTLYVSGEQTKYRDTREGVDRANRIIMNNLPAGIDTIDVTESRFNMPQVSTRTNVASLHNELAGYPLGHEQPLQQTRDNPVDPGTTEQGFFIRKDRLNYSLSPVLNQSVGGPESFYMYQIGVMANADYWLTDHLLVGGSLFGNIANNYDKFNYNGAPADSTLPRVRTHIRDYVENNVYVNDLQANYMRSLGNGFYGQVYGGYLETMYGGVGGEVLYRPIDSNWAFGVDANYVKQRDWDNMMQFTDYKAPTGHFTAYWRPWFMQDVLVKASVGEYLAKDKGVTLDVSKRFDSGVMVGFYATKTNVSAEAYGEGDFTKGFYISVPMDLFTVTPTRGRAQVNWVPLTRDGGQMLGRKYQLYDLTSDRDARFN is encoded by the coding sequence ATGAAAAAACAATTAATTATCAGCCTGCTGGCTGCTTCTGTTTCCGCTGCCTGCCAGGTGCATGCGGAGACCTGGCCGGAACCGGTCGGCCCTTCGCAATCAGATTTTGGCGGCGTAGGCCTGATGCAGACGCCAACTGCGCGTATGGCGAAAGAGGGTGAATTTAGCGTTAACTTCCGCGATAACGATCAATATCGTTACTATTCGGCCTCACTACAGCTGTTCCCGTGGCTCGAAACCACCGTGCGTTATACCGATGTGCGAACTCGTCGCTACAGCGCAGTGGAAGGCTTCAGCGGCAATCAAAGTTATAAAGATAAAGCCTTCGATGTGAAGCTGCGCCTGTGGCAAGAGAGCTACTGGCTGCCGGAAGTGGCCGTGGGCTCGCGCGATTTAGGCGGCACCGGTTTATTCGACAGCGAATATCTGGTGGCCAGCAAAGCGTGGGGACCGTTTGATTTCACTTTAGGTCTGGGCTGGGGTTATCTCGGCAATAGCGGCACCATCAAAAACCCGTTCTGCTCCTACAGCGACAGTTTCTGTAGCCGCACCGGTAACGGCGAAGCGGGTTCGATTAACGGTTCGCAAATGTTCCACGGTCCTTCAGCACTGTTTGGTGGCGTGGAGTATCAAACGCCATGGCAGCCGCTGCGCCTGAAGGTGGAGTACGAAGGTAACAACTATCAGGATGATTTTGCTGGCCGTCTGGATCAGCGCAGTAAGGTTAACGTCGGCGCGATTTATCGCATCACCGATTGGGCCGATATCAACGCCAGCTACGAGCGCGGCAACACCTTTATGTTCGGCTTTACCCTGCGCACTAACTTCAACGATCTGCATCAGTCGCACATTGATAGCGAGAAACCGGCCTACAACCCGCAGCCGCAGGGCGACCTGCTGCAACCGACGGTGGTGGCGAATCAGCTGACGGATCTGAAGTACAACGCCGGACTGAACGGCCCGCATATCCAGACCAAAGGCAGCACGCTGTACGTTTCCGGCGAGCAAACCAAATATCGCGACACGCGCGAAGGCGTCGATCGTGCCAATCGCATCATCATGAACAACCTGCCTGCCGGTATCGATACCATCGATGTCACCGAGTCGCGCTTCAATATGCCGCAGGTGAGCACGCGCACCAACGTCGCCAGCCTGCACAACGAGCTGGCCGGTTATCCGCTTGGGCATGAGCAGCCGCTGCAGCAAACGCGCGACAATCCGGTTGATCCCGGCACCACCGAGCAAGGTTTCTTCATCCGCAAAGATCGCCTGAACTACAGCTTGTCGCCGGTGCTGAATCAGTCGGTCGGCGGACCGGAAAGCTTCTACATGTATCAGATTGGCGTGATGGCCAACGCCGATTACTGGCTCACCGATCATCTATTAGTCGGCGGCAGCCTGTTCGGTAACATCGCCAATAACTACGACAAGTTTAACTATAACGGCGCGCCAGCCGACTCCACGCTGCCACGCGTGCGTACCCATATTCGTGATTACGTTGAGAACAACGTTTACGTCAACGATCTGCAAGCCAACTATATGCGGTCGCTCGGCAACGGTTTCTACGGCCAGGTTTACGGCGGTTATCTGGAAACCATGTATGGTGGCGTCGGTGGCGAGGTGTTGTATCGTCCGATTGATAGCAACTGGGCATTCGGCGTTGATGCCAACTACGTGAAGCAGCGTGATTGGGACAACATGATGCAGTTCACCGACTACAAAGCGCCAACCGGGCATTTCACCGCTTACTGGCGTCCGTGGTTTATGCAGGATGTATTGGTGAAAGCCAGCGTCGGTGAATATCTGGCAAAAGATAAAGGCGTGACGTTGGATGTGTCGAAGCGCTTCGACAGCGGTGTGATGGTTGGCTTCTACGCCACCAAAACCAATGTGTCGGCAGAAGCGTATGGTGAAGGCGACTTTACCAAAGGCTTCTACATTTCGGTACCGATGGATCTGTTTACCGTGACGCCAACGCGTGGCCGTGCGCAGGTGAACTGGGTGCCGTTAACGCGTGATGGCGGCCAGATGCTGGGCCGTAAGTATCAGCTGTATGATCTAACGTCAGATCGCGATGCGCGCTTTAACTAA
- a CDS encoding YjbF family lipoprotein, translating into MRRLSLLLLCLLLQACTQTQKGLEQTVMLAVNGPDDVTVTDEQVANLPYASLYAHINDGPRIFVVLGYNENGLQKWITQDKAMLVMQHGRLVKTLGLPSNLADVSNLAQDPLADALHLQNGASWTRVVQWREQDNVRAAIAVSRFQRGDDTVLDITGERVPCRVWHETVRMESLGTEWQNTFWIDNRDGTVLQASQMLAADAFPVETTILKPAKS; encoded by the coding sequence GTGCGCCGACTCTCTTTGCTACTTCTTTGCCTGTTGTTGCAGGCCTGCACACAAACGCAAAAAGGCCTTGAACAAACCGTGATGCTGGCCGTTAACGGCCCGGATGATGTCACGGTTACCGATGAACAGGTTGCTAACCTGCCCTACGCCAGCCTCTATGCTCACATCAATGATGGTCCGCGCATCTTCGTGGTGCTCGGTTACAACGAAAACGGCCTGCAGAAGTGGATCACCCAGGATAAAGCGATGCTGGTGATGCAGCATGGCCGCCTGGTGAAAACCCTCGGGTTACCGAGCAACCTCGCTGACGTCAGCAACCTGGCGCAGGATCCGCTCGCCGATGCGTTACACCTGCAAAACGGTGCCAGCTGGACGCGCGTGGTGCAGTGGCGCGAACAGGATAACGTGCGCGCCGCGATAGCCGTTTCCCGCTTCCAGCGCGGTGACGATACGGTGCTGGATATCACCGGCGAACGCGTGCCGTGCCGCGTCTGGCATGAGACCGTTCGTATGGAGAGCCTGGGGACCGAGTGGCAAAATACGTTCTGGATCGATAACCGTGACGGCACGGTGCTGCAGGCCAGCCAGATGCTGGCCGCCGATGCATTCCCTGTTGAAACCACCATTCTGAAGCCGGCGAAATCATGA
- the yjbE gene encoding exopolysaccharide production protein YjbE, giving the protein MKKLMVAGAALLYVAVSSAAIAAPEEAGAAAGAQAGAISAGASTAVGIGALGALVGLGIAASGGGDGANTGTTTTTTTSTTR; this is encoded by the coding sequence ATGAAAAAACTGATGGTTGCCGGTGCAGCCTTACTTTACGTTGCCGTTTCTTCCGCTGCGATTGCCGCGCCGGAAGAAGCTGGTGCTGCAGCAGGCGCGCAGGCGGGAGCAATCTCTGCTGGTGCGTCTACCGCTGTCGGTATCGGCGCGCTCGGTGCGTTAGTGGGTCTCGGCATTGCTGCTTCTGGCGGCGGTGACGGTGCAAATACCGGTACAACAACAACCACCACAACGAGCACCACTCGTTGA
- the metH gene encoding methionine synthase, with amino-acid sequence MSNKTEMLQQQLAQRIMILDGGMGTMIQSYKLSEQDFRGSRFADWPSDLQGNNDLLVLTRPDVIREIHDAYLAAGADILETNTFNSTTIAMADYAMEALSAEINFEAAKLARASADAWTAKTPHRPRYVAGVLGPTNRTCSISPDVNDPAYRNVTFNQLVEAYRESTHALIAGGSDLIMIETVFDTLNAKAAIYAVQAEMEAMGVKLPLMISGTITDASGRTLSGQTTEGFYNSLRHAEPLSFGLNCALGPDELRQYVAELSRIAEGYVTAHPNAGLPNAFGEYDLDAAVMAEQIGEWARAGFLNIIGGCCGTTPEHIAAMAAAVEGVAPRQLPEIPVACRLAGLEPLNIHADSLFVNVGERTNVTGSAKFKRLIKEEKYNEALDVARQQVESGAQIIDINMDEGMLDAEAAMVRFLNLIAGEPDIARVPIMIDSSKWEVIEKGLQCIQGKGIVNSISMKEGVEPFIEHARKVRRYGAAMVVMAFDEVGQADTRARKIEICRRAYKILTEEVGFPPEDIIFDPNIFAVATGIEEHNNYAMDFIGACADIKRELPHAMISGGVSNVSFSFRGNEPVREAIHAVFLYYAIRNGMDMGIVNAGQLAIYDDLPAELRDAVEDVVLNRRDDGTERLLELAEKYRGSKSDGEQEKQQAEWRSWDVVKRLEYSLVKGITEFIELDTEEARQASERPIQVIEGPLMSGMNVVGDLFGEGKMFLPQVVKSARVMKQAVAYLEPYIQASKEAGRSNGKIVLATVKGDVHDIGKNIVGVVLQCNNYEIIDLGVMVPSDKILKTAIAENADIIGLSGLITPSLDEMVNVAKEMERQGFTIPLLIGGATTSKAHTAVKIEQNYSGPTVYVQNASRTVGVVSSLLSATLKEDFVARTRKEYDTVRIQHARKKPRTPPVSLQTARDNDYSIDWESYTPPVPHRLGVSAVQANIETLRNYIDWTPFFMTWSLAGKYPRILEDEVVGEEARRLFADANAMLDMLSTSGTLNPRGVVGIFPANRVGDDIEIYRNENRNEVLCVSHHLRQQTEKTDFANYCLADFVAPKSSGKADYLGAFAVTAGIEEDALAEAYDKQHDDYNKIMVKAVSDRLAEAFAEYLHERVRKVIWGFAAHENLSNEELIRENYQGLRPAPGYPACPEHTEKAPIWQLLDVEANTGMKLTESFAMWPGAAVSGWYFSHPDSKYFAVAQIQRDQVEDYAARKGMSVTEVERWLAPNLGYDAD; translated from the coding sequence GTGAGCAACAAAACAGAAATGCTGCAGCAGCAGCTGGCGCAACGCATCATGATTCTGGACGGTGGCATGGGCACCATGATCCAGAGTTATAAACTGAGCGAGCAGGATTTTCGTGGCAGCCGCTTTGCCGACTGGCCGTCCGATTTGCAAGGTAACAACGATCTGTTGGTGCTCACCAGGCCGGATGTGATTCGCGAAATCCACGATGCCTATCTCGCCGCGGGCGCGGATATTCTGGAGACCAATACCTTTAACTCCACCACCATTGCGATGGCGGATTACGCGATGGAAGCGCTGTCGGCGGAGATCAACTTCGAAGCCGCCAAACTGGCACGTGCCAGCGCCGATGCCTGGACGGCAAAAACACCGCATCGTCCACGCTACGTGGCGGGCGTGTTGGGCCCGACCAACCGCACCTGTTCTATCTCACCGGATGTTAACGATCCCGCTTATCGTAACGTCACCTTCAATCAGCTGGTGGAAGCCTATCGCGAATCCACACATGCGCTGATCGCTGGCGGTTCTGATCTGATCATGATCGAAACGGTGTTCGATACGCTGAATGCCAAAGCGGCGATTTATGCGGTGCAGGCCGAGATGGAAGCAATGGGCGTTAAGCTGCCGCTGATGATCTCCGGCACCATCACCGATGCCTCCGGTCGTACGCTCTCCGGTCAAACCACCGAAGGTTTCTATAACTCGCTGCGCCACGCCGAGCCGCTGTCATTTGGTCTTAACTGTGCGCTGGGGCCGGACGAACTGCGTCAATATGTGGCGGAGCTGTCGCGCATTGCCGAAGGCTACGTCACCGCGCACCCGAATGCCGGTTTGCCCAACGCCTTTGGTGAATACGATCTTGATGCCGCCGTTATGGCCGAGCAGATTGGTGAGTGGGCACGCGCCGGATTCCTCAATATTATCGGTGGCTGCTGCGGTACCACGCCGGAACACATCGCGGCGATGGCGGCAGCGGTGGAAGGTGTTGCGCCACGCCAGCTGCCGGAGATTCCGGTGGCTTGTCGCCTGGCGGGCCTGGAACCGCTCAACATTCACGCCGACTCGCTGTTCGTTAACGTGGGCGAACGTACCAACGTCACCGGCTCGGCTAAGTTCAAACGCCTGATCAAAGAAGAGAAATATAACGAAGCGCTGGATGTAGCACGTCAGCAGGTGGAGAGCGGCGCGCAAATCATTGATATCAATATGGATGAAGGCATGCTGGATGCGGAGGCGGCGATGGTGCGCTTCCTCAATCTGATTGCCGGTGAACCCGACATCGCGCGTGTGCCGATCATGATCGACTCCTCAAAATGGGAGGTCATTGAGAAGGGCCTGCAGTGCATTCAGGGCAAAGGCATCGTTAACTCCATCTCGATGAAAGAGGGCGTTGAACCTTTCATTGAGCACGCGCGGAAAGTGCGTCGCTACGGCGCGGCGATGGTGGTGATGGCGTTTGATGAAGTCGGCCAGGCAGATACGCGCGCGCGCAAAATCGAAATCTGTCGCCGCGCCTACAAGATCCTCACCGAAGAGGTCGGTTTCCCGCCAGAAGACATCATTTTCGATCCAAATATTTTTGCCGTTGCCACCGGCATCGAAGAGCACAACAACTACGCGATGGACTTTATCGGCGCCTGTGCCGACATCAAGCGCGAATTGCCGCATGCGATGATTTCTGGCGGCGTCTCCAACGTATCGTTCTCGTTCCGCGGCAATGAACCGGTGCGTGAAGCGATTCACGCGGTGTTCCTCTATTACGCCATCCGTAACGGTATGGATATGGGCATCGTCAATGCCGGACAGCTGGCGATTTACGACGATCTGCCGGCCGAGCTGCGCGACGCTGTGGAAGACGTGGTTCTTAACCGCCGTGATGATGGCACCGAGCGCCTACTGGAGCTGGCGGAGAAATATCGCGGCAGTAAAAGTGACGGCGAGCAGGAGAAACAGCAGGCCGAATGGCGCAGCTGGGACGTGGTAAAACGTCTGGAATACTCGTTGGTGAAAGGCATCACCGAGTTTATTGAGCTGGATACCGAGGAAGCGCGTCAGGCATCTGAACGCCCGATCCAGGTGATTGAAGGCCCGCTGATGTCCGGCATGAACGTGGTTGGCGATCTGTTCGGCGAGGGCAAAATGTTCCTGCCGCAGGTAGTGAAATCGGCGCGCGTGATGAAGCAGGCGGTGGCCTATCTCGAACCTTACATTCAGGCCAGCAAAGAGGCCGGACGCAGCAACGGCAAGATCGTGCTGGCGACGGTGAAGGGCGATGTGCACGACATCGGCAAAAACATCGTTGGTGTGGTGCTGCAGTGTAATAACTACGAAATTATCGACCTCGGCGTGATGGTGCCGAGCGACAAAATCCTTAAAACCGCGATTGCCGAGAACGCCGATATTATCGGGCTTTCTGGGCTGATTACGCCGTCGCTGGATGAAATGGTTAACGTGGCGAAAGAGATGGAGCGCCAGGGATTCACTATCCCGCTGCTGATTGGCGGCGCGACCACCTCGAAGGCGCACACGGCGGTGAAGATTGAGCAGAATTACAGCGGTCCAACGGTCTATGTGCAGAACGCCTCGCGCACCGTGGGCGTGGTGTCATCGTTGCTCTCCGCTACGCTGAAAGAAGATTTCGTGGCACGCACGCGCAAAGAGTACGACACGGTGCGTATTCAGCATGCACGTAAAAAGCCGCGCACGCCGCCGGTTAGCCTGCAAACCGCGCGCGATAACGACTACTCCATTGATTGGGAAAGCTATACGCCGCCGGTGCCGCATCGTCTCGGCGTGAGCGCAGTGCAAGCCAACATTGAAACGCTGCGTAATTACATCGACTGGACGCCATTCTTTATGACCTGGTCGCTGGCGGGAAAATATCCGCGCATCCTGGAAGATGAGGTGGTGGGCGAAGAGGCCAGGCGGCTGTTTGCCGATGCCAACGCGATGCTGGATATGCTGAGCACCAGCGGCACGCTCAATCCTCGCGGCGTGGTGGGGATTTTTCCGGCTAACCGCGTCGGCGATGACATTGAAATCTATCGCAATGAGAACCGCAACGAGGTGCTGTGCGTGAGCCATCATCTGCGTCAGCAGACCGAGAAAACCGACTTTGCTAACTATTGTCTGGCCGACTTCGTGGCGCCGAAATCCAGCGGTAAAGCCGATTACCTCGGCGCGTTTGCCGTTACCGCTGGAATTGAAGAGGATGCGCTGGCCGAGGCCTATGACAAACAGCACGATGATTACAACAAAATCATGGTGAAAGCGGTGTCGGATCGTCTGGCGGAAGCCTTTGCCGAGTATCTGCACGAGCGGGTGCGCAAGGTGATTTGGGGCTTTGCCGCCCATGAAAATCTGAGCAACGAAGAGCTGATTCGCGAGAACTATCAGGGCCTTCGTCCCGCGCCGGGCTATCCCGCTTGTCCGGAACATACCGAGAAAGCGCCGATCTGGCAGCTGCTGGATGTGGAAGCCAATACCGGTATGAAACTGACCGAATCTTTCGCTATGTGGCCAGGCGCGGCGGTTTCCGGCTGGTATTTCAGTCATCCTGACAGTAAATATTTTGCCGTGGCGCAGATTCAACGCGACCAGGTAGAAGATTACGCGGCGCGTAAAGGGATGAGTGTGACCGAAGTTGAGCGCTGGCTGGCGCCGAATCTGGGTTATGACGCGGATTAA
- the lysC gene encoding lysine-sensitive aspartokinase 3 codes for MSQNLIVAKFGGTSVADFDAMNRSADVVLSDANTRLVVLSASAGVTNLLVALAEGQEQAQRAYLLDEIRRIQYAIIDRLQSPDVIREEIDRMLENITMLSEATSLATSHALTDELVSHGELMSTLLFVEILRERQVNSEWFDVRKVMRTSDRFGRAEPEVATVKELAATQLQPRIAEALVVTQGFIGSEIKGRTTTLGRGGSDYTAALLGEALQAARIDIWTDVAGIYTTDPRVVSTAKRIEEITFEEAAEMAIFGAKVLHPATLLPAVRSDIPVFVGSSKDPAAGGTRVCNETKNPPLFRALALRRKQTLVTLHSLNMLHAHGFLAEVFNILARHSISVDLVTTSEVSVALTLDSTGSTTTGDSLLTQALLTELSSLCRVEVEENLALVAIIGNNLSKACGVGKEVFGALEPFNLRMICYGASSYNLCFLVPTPDAEEVVRALHKNLFGS; via the coding sequence ATGTCTCAAAATCTGATCGTGGCTAAATTTGGCGGCACCAGCGTTGCCGATTTTGATGCTATGAACCGCAGCGCAGATGTTGTGCTGTCGGATGCCAATACCCGCTTAGTGGTGCTCTCTGCCTCCGCTGGCGTCACCAACCTGCTGGTTGCCCTTGCTGAAGGCCAGGAACAAGCGCAACGCGCTTACCTGCTGGATGAAATCCGCCGGATTCAATACGCCATCATCGATCGTCTACAGTCGCCGGATGTCATTCGCGAAGAGATTGATCGCATGCTGGAAAACATCACCATGCTGTCTGAAGCGACCTCGCTGGCCACTTCGCATGCGCTAACCGACGAACTGGTGAGCCACGGTGAGCTGATGTCGACGCTGCTGTTCGTGGAGATCCTGCGCGAGCGCCAGGTCAACAGCGAATGGTTTGACGTGCGTAAAGTGATGCGTACCAGCGACCGCTTTGGCCGCGCGGAACCCGAAGTGGCGACGGTGAAAGAGCTGGCGGCAACGCAGCTGCAGCCGCGCATTGCTGAAGCGCTGGTGGTCACTCAGGGCTTTATCGGTAGCGAAATCAAAGGCCGCACCACCACGCTGGGCCGTGGCGGCAGTGATTACACCGCCGCGCTGCTGGGCGAAGCGTTGCAGGCGGCACGCATTGATATCTGGACCGATGTCGCCGGTATCTACACCACCGATCCTCGCGTGGTCTCCACCGCAAAACGTATCGAAGAGATTACTTTCGAGGAAGCGGCGGAAATGGCCATTTTCGGCGCCAAAGTGCTGCATCCGGCCACCTTGCTGCCGGCGGTGCGCAGCGATATCCCGGTGTTCGTCGGTTCGAGTAAAGATCCGGCTGCGGGCGGTACGCGCGTGTGCAACGAAACCAAAAATCCACCGCTGTTCCGCGCGCTGGCACTGCGTCGTAAGCAGACGCTGGTAACGCTGCACAGCCTGAACATGCTGCATGCACACGGCTTCCTGGCCGAGGTGTTCAATATTCTGGCACGCCATAGCATTTCGGTTGATCTGGTCACTACCTCGGAAGTGAGCGTGGCGCTGACGCTGGATAGCACCGGCTCCACCACCACCGGCGACAGTTTGCTGACGCAGGCGCTGCTGACTGAACTCTCTTCACTGTGCCGTGTGGAGGTAGAAGAGAATCTGGCGCTGGTGGCGATCATCGGTAATAACCTGTCGAAAGCCTGCGGCGTGGGCAAAGAGGTGTTCGGCGCACTGGAGCCGTTCAATCTGCGCATGATTTGCTACGGTGCCAGCAGTTATAACCTGTGCTTCCTGGTGCCAACGCCAGATGCAGAAGAGGTGGTACGCGCACTGCACAAGAATCTTTTTGGTTCTTAA
- a CDS encoding capsule biosynthesis GfcC D2 domain-containing protein gives MNKITPMLAALMLLTAGHALAAAQVTVHDVQGKNALQIDDAQNLSQLLTNPALRSWWPGTVIAERGATAVAQQQQKQLLADLGAWQADSGESLAATIGAVIHQLNDIKVTGRQFTSLDPDEVRLRPQANRTLQGSYELYTLAQPTQVLVLGALSNPGKESWQPGREVRDYLDGHDRLSGAERSFATVIAPSGSTQHVPIAYWNHRHIEVEPGSIIWLGFTSWSLPWGQSDLNARMLSVLTHRIPD, from the coding sequence ATGAATAAAATAACTCCAATGCTGGCAGCGTTGATGCTGCTAACGGCTGGCCATGCGCTGGCCGCGGCTCAAGTCACCGTGCACGATGTGCAGGGTAAAAACGCACTGCAAATCGATGATGCGCAAAACCTCTCTCAATTACTGACAAATCCTGCACTGCGCAGTTGGTGGCCGGGCACGGTGATTGCCGAACGCGGTGCAACCGCGGTAGCACAGCAACAGCAGAAACAGCTGCTGGCCGATCTGGGCGCCTGGCAAGCCGACAGCGGCGAGTCGCTAGCCGCCACCATTGGCGCTGTCATCCACCAGCTTAACGACATAAAAGTCACTGGCCGCCAGTTCACCTCACTCGATCCCGATGAGGTGCGTCTGCGTCCGCAGGCTAACCGTACGCTGCAGGGCAGCTATGAGCTCTACACGCTGGCACAGCCCACGCAGGTATTGGTGCTGGGTGCGCTGAGCAATCCAGGAAAAGAGAGCTGGCAGCCTGGCCGTGAAGTGCGTGATTACCTCGACGGGCACGATCGCCTTTCCGGTGCGGAACGCAGCTTTGCCACGGTGATTGCGCCGTCTGGCAGCACACAACACGTGCCAATTGCCTACTGGAATCATCGCCATATCGAAGTGGAGCCCGGCAGCATTATCTGGCTCGGTTTCACCTCATGGAGCCTACCCTGGGGCCAAAGCGATTTGAATGCGCGCATGCTTTCCGTTCTGACTCACCGGATACCAGACTGA
- the pgi gene encoding glucose-6-phosphate isomerase, with amino-acid sequence MKNINPTQTAAWKALQQHFDQMKSVQIADLFAQDADRFAKFSATFDDQMLVDFSKNRITEETLEKLQALAKETDLAGAIKSMFSGEKINRTEERAVLHVALRNRSNTPIVVDGKDVMPEVNAVLAKMKGFSERIISGEWKGYTGKAITDVVNIGIGGSDLGPFMVTEALRPYKNHLNMHFVSNVDGTHIAETLKDLSPETTLFLVASKTFTTQETMTNAHSARDWFLTTAGDQQHVAKHFAALSTNGKAVGEFGIDTDNMFEFWDWVGGRYSLWSAIGLSIILSIGFENFEQLLSGAHAMDNHFANTPAEQNLPVLLALIGIWYNNFFGAETEAILPYDQYMHRFAAYFQQGNMESNGKYVDREGNPVDYQTGPIIWGEPGTNGQHAFYQLIHQGTKLIPCDFIAPALSHNVLTDHHPKLLSNFFAQTEALAFGKSRDVVEKEFTDAGKSAASVAHIVPFKVFEGNRPTNSILLREITPFSLGSLIALYEHKIFTQGAILNIFTFDQWGVELGKQLANRILPELENDAEISSHDSSTNGLINRYKSWR; translated from the coding sequence ATGAAAAATATCAATCCGACCCAAACCGCAGCCTGGAAAGCGCTGCAGCAGCATTTTGACCAGATGAAATCGGTGCAAATCGCCGATCTGTTTGCGCAAGATGCCGATCGTTTTGCGAAATTCTCTGCCACTTTCGATGACCAGATGCTGGTGGATTTCTCTAAAAACCGCATCACCGAGGAAACCCTCGAAAAATTACAGGCGTTGGCTAAAGAGACCGATCTGGCTGGCGCGATCAAATCGATGTTCTCTGGCGAGAAGATCAACCGCACTGAAGAGCGCGCGGTACTGCACGTTGCACTGCGTAATCGCAGCAACACCCCAATTGTGGTCGACGGCAAAGATGTGATGCCGGAAGTCAACGCGGTACTGGCGAAGATGAAAGGCTTCTCCGAGCGCATCATTAGCGGTGAGTGGAAAGGCTATACCGGTAAAGCGATCACCGATGTGGTTAACATCGGCATCGGCGGTTCCGACCTCGGCCCGTTTATGGTGACCGAAGCGCTGCGTCCGTACAAAAATCACCTCAACATGCACTTTGTATCCAACGTTGATGGCACGCACATCGCTGAAACGCTGAAAGATCTCAGCCCGGAAACCACGCTGTTCCTCGTGGCATCAAAAACCTTCACCACGCAGGAAACCATGACCAACGCCCACAGCGCGCGTGACTGGTTCCTGACAACCGCGGGCGACCAACAGCACGTGGCGAAGCACTTCGCAGCGCTGTCGACCAACGGCAAAGCGGTGGGTGAATTCGGTATCGATACCGACAACATGTTCGAATTCTGGGATTGGGTTGGCGGCCGCTATTCACTGTGGTCAGCAATCGGCTTGTCGATCATTCTGTCTATCGGCTTCGAGAACTTCGAGCAGCTGCTGAGCGGCGCACATGCGATGGATAACCACTTTGCTAATACGCCTGCCGAGCAAAACCTGCCGGTGCTGCTGGCGCTGATTGGCATCTGGTACAACAACTTCTTTGGTGCCGAAACCGAAGCGATTCTGCCGTACGACCAGTACATGCATCGCTTTGCTGCTTACTTCCAGCAGGGCAACATGGAATCCAACGGTAAATATGTCGATCGTGAAGGCAACCCGGTGGATTATCAGACTGGCCCCATCATTTGGGGTGAGCCAGGCACCAACGGCCAGCACGCGTTCTACCAGCTGATCCACCAGGGCACCAAACTGATTCCGTGCGACTTCATTGCACCGGCCTTGAGCCACAACGTGCTGACCGATCACCATCCGAAGCTGCTGTCGAACTTCTTTGCGCAGACCGAAGCGCTGGCGTTTGGTAAGTCGCGTGATGTGGTAGAGAAAGAGTTCACCGATGCCGGCAAATCGGCCGCATCCGTGGCACACATCGTGCCGTTCAAGGTGTTCGAAGGTAACCGTCCAACCAACTCAATCCTGCTGCGTGAAATTACGCCGTTCAGCCTGGGTTCGCTGATTGCGTTGTATGAACACAAAATCTTCACGCAAGGCGCAATTCTCAACATCTTCACCTTTGACCAATGGGGCGTTGAATTGGGCAAACAGCTGGCAAACCGCATCTTGCCAGAGCTGGAGAATGACGCGGAAATTAGTAGCCACGATAGCTCCACTAATGGCTTAATTAATCGCTACAAATCCTGGCGTTAA